A part of Vespula pensylvanica isolate Volc-1 chromosome 20, ASM1446617v1, whole genome shotgun sequence genomic DNA contains:
- the LOC122635902 gene encoding coiled-coil domain-containing protein R3HCC1L isoform X2, producing MSLQGSLFAEDVEYDVNLFLKDNRKKRVLVFPPVNNYRRYLIHRLVQDRFADFLRTFSIGQGLDRRTVVCYKTDVIREPGSNAGEQKESPTKNLSCGMGVVERRSLSKSPERIRPQHHHHHPHHHHHQQQQQQQQRQTESRIISNSKSIAPAVEIYVPPPARRARNELRSQFRETSTHVKTEDGSNDNDLSILPSTSSFTNVSRQRRPDRAVYVPRHRRSVDGEVGSRRSHEDNVISQDSSRSTLITVSSNSNVICEEQQELQQQQQQQQRIEEEVVLSSSKLNNETERLTSNIIEKDNSSTNREHSPLVLVVVNSSKSLSVKVKDNTEEEEEEEEEEEEEQEEEEEEEEEEEEEEEEGKQQTVKLLEEESTNAKTEDCPTHEEEEEETVKGERLQSDTLGSLEDRKFIEDNNKEITEVSNTESRELVSNVQSSSSLSCEKERRHFNENTHNPCEGEFIASEIVDKKSVMSRNVEKKEEPIENLESDCNDTIVKNNNESNNTIKRNMMVSDVLIISDVINDKDTPKKVKDVTPPPPVTVAPPEKKAKKVERAKSKPAPPPSPPIKISRDECDWDSLFDDNGDCLDPSLIEELTSAVGEVMIEQPKNDYKLYSKQVEVSSDEFAHVVEIYNFPSDFKTSDLAAVFSPFKTGGFELKWVDDTHCLGVFSSPLIAAEVLASEHPFVKTRPLSEATALSKTKARRSAEFLQPYRSRPETCAALARRLVTGALGVKLATARQEREHEKNILREAKEKRRLANKQREDAWEGIIPQK from the exons ATGAGCCTACAAGGTAGCCTCTTCGCCGAAGATGTGGAGTACGACGTGAATCTATTTTTGAAAgacaatagaaagaaaag GGTCCTCGTGTTTCCTCCTGTAAACAACTATCGACGATATCTCATACATCGACTCGTGCAGGATCGTTTTGCCGATTTCCTGCGCACCTTCTCCATTGGCCAAGGGCTCGATAGACGTACCGTCGTCTGCTACAAGACCGACGTGATAag GGAACCAGGATCGAATGCTGGGGAACAAAAGGAAAGTCCTACGAAAAATTTGTCCTGTGGAATGGGTGTTGTAGAACGGCGATCTTTATCGAAATCACCTGAACGTATTCGTCctcaacatcatcatcatcatcctcatcatcatcatcatcaacaacaacaacaacaacaacaaagacagacagagtCAAGAATCATCTCAAACT CCAAGTCCATTGCACCTGCCGTAGAAATCTACGTACCACCTCCGGCCAGAAGGGCAAGAAACGAGCTACGTTCGCAATTTCGAGAAACTTCGACTCATGTTAAAACCGAAGACGGTAGCAACGATAACGATCTCAGTATATTACCCTCCACCTCATCTTTTACGAATGTAAG TCGTCAAAGAAGGCCAGATCGTGCTGTTTACGTGCCAAGGCATAGAAGAAGCGTTGATGGCGAAGTTGGTTCGCGGCGTTCTCACGAGGATAACGTTATATCGCAAGATTCATCGAGATCGACTTTAATAACGGTGTCGTCCAACAGTAACGTTATTTGCGAAGAACAACAAGAgttgcagcagcagcagcagcagcagcagcgaaTAGAGGAGGAAGTTGTATTATCGTcgtcaaaattaaataacgagACTGAACGTCTAACgtcaaatattattgaaaaggATAACTCTAGTACGAACAGGGAACATTCGCCActtgttcttgttgttgttaacTCGTCGAAATCGTTAAGCGTAAAAGTGAAAGATAATacggaggaggaagaggaggaggaggaggaggaggaggaggagcaggaggaggaagaagaagaagaagaggaggaagaggaagaggaagaggaaggaaaacaGCAAACGGTGAAACTTCTCGAAGAGGAGTCAACGAACGCAAAAACGGAGGATTGTCCTACGcacgaggaagaggaggaagaaacggTGAAAGGTGAGCGATTACAAAGTGATACCTTGGGATCTTTGGaggatagaaaatttatcgaagataataataaagaaattactgAGGTATCAAACACAGAGTCACGAGAACTTGTTTCAAACGTGcaatcgtcgtcatcgttatcctgcgaaaaggaaagaagacatTTTAACGAGAACACTCATAATCCTTGCGAAGGAGAATTTATCGCATCTGAGATAGTTGATAAAAAATCCGTCATGTCGAGGAATgttgagaagaaagaggaaccGATAGAAAATCTCGAATCGGATTGTAACGACACCATTGTAAAGAATAATAACGAGAGCAATAATactataaaacgaaatatgaTGGTATCCGACGTTCTTATAATATCCGATGTAATAAACGATAAGGACACACCGAAAAAGGTTAAAGATGTTACTCCTCCTCCACCGGTTACTGTGGCACCGCCAGAAAAAAAAGCTAAGAAAGTCGAACGAGCAAAAAGTAAACCGGCACCGCCTCCCTCGCCTCCGATTAAAATTAGCAGAGACGAATGCGACTGGGATAGTTTGTTCGACGATAATGGAGATTGCTTGGATCCGTCCTTGATAGAAGAG TTAACATCGGCCGTTGGCGAAGTGATGATAGAACAACCAAAGAACGATTACAAGCTCTATAGCAAACAAGTCGAAGTCTCCAGCGACGAGTTCGCTCATGTAGTTGAGATCTACAATTTCCCATCGGATTTTAAAACCAGCGACCTAGCCGCTGTTTTTAGCCCGTTCAAAACTGGGGGCTTTGAACTGAAATGGGTCGACGACACTCATTGTCTTGGTGTTTTTAGCAGTCCTCTCATTG ctGCCGAGGTATTGGCTTCGGAACATCCGTTTGTTAAAACCAGACCTCTGAGCGAAGCTACGGCATTGAGTAAAACGAAGGCAAGGAGAAGCGCTGAATTTTTACAACCTTATAGAAGTCGTCCGGAAACTTGTGCCGCTTTGGCGAGAAGGTTGGTTACAGGTGCTCTAGGTGTAAAGTTAGCGACAGCGAGGCAGGAACGCGAACATGAAAAAAACATATTGCGTGAAGCTAAAG agaaaagaagattagcCAACAAACAACGAGAAGATGCTTGGGAAGGTATTATCCCTCAAAAGTAG
- the LOC122635902 gene encoding coiled-coil domain-containing protein R3HCC1L isoform X1, whose product MSLQGSLFAEDVEYDVNLFLKDNRKKRVLVFPPVNNYRRYLIHRLVQDRFADFLRTFSIGQGLDRRTVVCYKTDVIREPGSNAGEQKESPTKNLSCGMGVVERRSLSKSPERIRPQHHHHHPHHHHHQQQQQQQQRQTESRIISNSKSIAPAVEIYVPPPARRARNELRSQFRETSTHVKTEDGSNDNDLSILPSTSSFTNVRNSRQRRPDRAVYVPRHRRSVDGEVGSRRSHEDNVISQDSSRSTLITVSSNSNVICEEQQELQQQQQQQQRIEEEVVLSSSKLNNETERLTSNIIEKDNSSTNREHSPLVLVVVNSSKSLSVKVKDNTEEEEEEEEEEEEEQEEEEEEEEEEEEEEEEGKQQTVKLLEEESTNAKTEDCPTHEEEEEETVKGERLQSDTLGSLEDRKFIEDNNKEITEVSNTESRELVSNVQSSSSLSCEKERRHFNENTHNPCEGEFIASEIVDKKSVMSRNVEKKEEPIENLESDCNDTIVKNNNESNNTIKRNMMVSDVLIISDVINDKDTPKKVKDVTPPPPVTVAPPEKKAKKVERAKSKPAPPPSPPIKISRDECDWDSLFDDNGDCLDPSLIEELTSAVGEVMIEQPKNDYKLYSKQVEVSSDEFAHVVEIYNFPSDFKTSDLAAVFSPFKTGGFELKWVDDTHCLGVFSSPLIAAEVLASEHPFVKTRPLSEATALSKTKARRSAEFLQPYRSRPETCAALARRLVTGALGVKLATARQEREHEKNILREAKEKRRLANKQREDAWEGIIPQK is encoded by the exons ATGAGCCTACAAGGTAGCCTCTTCGCCGAAGATGTGGAGTACGACGTGAATCTATTTTTGAAAgacaatagaaagaaaag GGTCCTCGTGTTTCCTCCTGTAAACAACTATCGACGATATCTCATACATCGACTCGTGCAGGATCGTTTTGCCGATTTCCTGCGCACCTTCTCCATTGGCCAAGGGCTCGATAGACGTACCGTCGTCTGCTACAAGACCGACGTGATAag GGAACCAGGATCGAATGCTGGGGAACAAAAGGAAAGTCCTACGAAAAATTTGTCCTGTGGAATGGGTGTTGTAGAACGGCGATCTTTATCGAAATCACCTGAACGTATTCGTCctcaacatcatcatcatcatcctcatcatcatcatcatcaacaacaacaacaacaacaacaaagacagacagagtCAAGAATCATCTCAAACT CCAAGTCCATTGCACCTGCCGTAGAAATCTACGTACCACCTCCGGCCAGAAGGGCAAGAAACGAGCTACGTTCGCAATTTCGAGAAACTTCGACTCATGTTAAAACCGAAGACGGTAGCAACGATAACGATCTCAGTATATTACCCTCCACCTCATCTTTTACGAATGTAAG AAATAGTCGTCAAAGAAGGCCAGATCGTGCTGTTTACGTGCCAAGGCATAGAAGAAGCGTTGATGGCGAAGTTGGTTCGCGGCGTTCTCACGAGGATAACGTTATATCGCAAGATTCATCGAGATCGACTTTAATAACGGTGTCGTCCAACAGTAACGTTATTTGCGAAGAACAACAAGAgttgcagcagcagcagcagcagcagcagcgaaTAGAGGAGGAAGTTGTATTATCGTcgtcaaaattaaataacgagACTGAACGTCTAACgtcaaatattattgaaaaggATAACTCTAGTACGAACAGGGAACATTCGCCActtgttcttgttgttgttaacTCGTCGAAATCGTTAAGCGTAAAAGTGAAAGATAATacggaggaggaagaggaggaggaggaggaggaggaggaggagcaggaggaggaagaagaagaagaagaggaggaagaggaagaggaagaggaaggaaaacaGCAAACGGTGAAACTTCTCGAAGAGGAGTCAACGAACGCAAAAACGGAGGATTGTCCTACGcacgaggaagaggaggaagaaacggTGAAAGGTGAGCGATTACAAAGTGATACCTTGGGATCTTTGGaggatagaaaatttatcgaagataataataaagaaattactgAGGTATCAAACACAGAGTCACGAGAACTTGTTTCAAACGTGcaatcgtcgtcatcgttatcctgcgaaaaggaaagaagacatTTTAACGAGAACACTCATAATCCTTGCGAAGGAGAATTTATCGCATCTGAGATAGTTGATAAAAAATCCGTCATGTCGAGGAATgttgagaagaaagaggaaccGATAGAAAATCTCGAATCGGATTGTAACGACACCATTGTAAAGAATAATAACGAGAGCAATAATactataaaacgaaatatgaTGGTATCCGACGTTCTTATAATATCCGATGTAATAAACGATAAGGACACACCGAAAAAGGTTAAAGATGTTACTCCTCCTCCACCGGTTACTGTGGCACCGCCAGAAAAAAAAGCTAAGAAAGTCGAACGAGCAAAAAGTAAACCGGCACCGCCTCCCTCGCCTCCGATTAAAATTAGCAGAGACGAATGCGACTGGGATAGTTTGTTCGACGATAATGGAGATTGCTTGGATCCGTCCTTGATAGAAGAG TTAACATCGGCCGTTGGCGAAGTGATGATAGAACAACCAAAGAACGATTACAAGCTCTATAGCAAACAAGTCGAAGTCTCCAGCGACGAGTTCGCTCATGTAGTTGAGATCTACAATTTCCCATCGGATTTTAAAACCAGCGACCTAGCCGCTGTTTTTAGCCCGTTCAAAACTGGGGGCTTTGAACTGAAATGGGTCGACGACACTCATTGTCTTGGTGTTTTTAGCAGTCCTCTCATTG ctGCCGAGGTATTGGCTTCGGAACATCCGTTTGTTAAAACCAGACCTCTGAGCGAAGCTACGGCATTGAGTAAAACGAAGGCAAGGAGAAGCGCTGAATTTTTACAACCTTATAGAAGTCGTCCGGAAACTTGTGCCGCTTTGGCGAGAAGGTTGGTTACAGGTGCTCTAGGTGTAAAGTTAGCGACAGCGAGGCAGGAACGCGAACATGAAAAAAACATATTGCGTGAAGCTAAAG agaaaagaagattagcCAACAAACAACGAGAAGATGCTTGGGAAGGTATTATCCCTCAAAAGTAG
- the LOC122635902 gene encoding coiled-coil domain-containing protein R3HCC1L isoform X3, which translates to MSLQGSLFAEDVEYDVNLFLKDNRKKREPGSNAGEQKESPTKNLSCGMGVVERRSLSKSPERIRPQHHHHHPHHHHHQQQQQQQQRQTESRIISNSKSIAPAVEIYVPPPARRARNELRSQFRETSTHVKTEDGSNDNDLSILPSTSSFTNVRNSRQRRPDRAVYVPRHRRSVDGEVGSRRSHEDNVISQDSSRSTLITVSSNSNVICEEQQELQQQQQQQQRIEEEVVLSSSKLNNETERLTSNIIEKDNSSTNREHSPLVLVVVNSSKSLSVKVKDNTEEEEEEEEEEEEEQEEEEEEEEEEEEEEEEGKQQTVKLLEEESTNAKTEDCPTHEEEEEETVKGERLQSDTLGSLEDRKFIEDNNKEITEVSNTESRELVSNVQSSSSLSCEKERRHFNENTHNPCEGEFIASEIVDKKSVMSRNVEKKEEPIENLESDCNDTIVKNNNESNNTIKRNMMVSDVLIISDVINDKDTPKKVKDVTPPPPVTVAPPEKKAKKVERAKSKPAPPPSPPIKISRDECDWDSLFDDNGDCLDPSLIEELTSAVGEVMIEQPKNDYKLYSKQVEVSSDEFAHVVEIYNFPSDFKTSDLAAVFSPFKTGGFELKWVDDTHCLGVFSSPLIAAEVLASEHPFVKTRPLSEATALSKTKARRSAEFLQPYRSRPETCAALARRLVTGALGVKLATARQEREHEKNILREAKEKRRLANKQREDAWEGIIPQK; encoded by the exons ATGAGCCTACAAGGTAGCCTCTTCGCCGAAGATGTGGAGTACGACGTGAATCTATTTTTGAAAgacaatagaaagaaaag GGAACCAGGATCGAATGCTGGGGAACAAAAGGAAAGTCCTACGAAAAATTTGTCCTGTGGAATGGGTGTTGTAGAACGGCGATCTTTATCGAAATCACCTGAACGTATTCGTCctcaacatcatcatcatcatcctcatcatcatcatcatcaacaacaacaacaacaacaacaaagacagacagagtCAAGAATCATCTCAAACT CCAAGTCCATTGCACCTGCCGTAGAAATCTACGTACCACCTCCGGCCAGAAGGGCAAGAAACGAGCTACGTTCGCAATTTCGAGAAACTTCGACTCATGTTAAAACCGAAGACGGTAGCAACGATAACGATCTCAGTATATTACCCTCCACCTCATCTTTTACGAATGTAAG AAATAGTCGTCAAAGAAGGCCAGATCGTGCTGTTTACGTGCCAAGGCATAGAAGAAGCGTTGATGGCGAAGTTGGTTCGCGGCGTTCTCACGAGGATAACGTTATATCGCAAGATTCATCGAGATCGACTTTAATAACGGTGTCGTCCAACAGTAACGTTATTTGCGAAGAACAACAAGAgttgcagcagcagcagcagcagcagcagcgaaTAGAGGAGGAAGTTGTATTATCGTcgtcaaaattaaataacgagACTGAACGTCTAACgtcaaatattattgaaaaggATAACTCTAGTACGAACAGGGAACATTCGCCActtgttcttgttgttgttaacTCGTCGAAATCGTTAAGCGTAAAAGTGAAAGATAATacggaggaggaagaggaggaggaggaggaggaggaggaggagcaggaggaggaagaagaagaagaagaggaggaagaggaagaggaagaggaaggaaaacaGCAAACGGTGAAACTTCTCGAAGAGGAGTCAACGAACGCAAAAACGGAGGATTGTCCTACGcacgaggaagaggaggaagaaacggTGAAAGGTGAGCGATTACAAAGTGATACCTTGGGATCTTTGGaggatagaaaatttatcgaagataataataaagaaattactgAGGTATCAAACACAGAGTCACGAGAACTTGTTTCAAACGTGcaatcgtcgtcatcgttatcctgcgaaaaggaaagaagacatTTTAACGAGAACACTCATAATCCTTGCGAAGGAGAATTTATCGCATCTGAGATAGTTGATAAAAAATCCGTCATGTCGAGGAATgttgagaagaaagaggaaccGATAGAAAATCTCGAATCGGATTGTAACGACACCATTGTAAAGAATAATAACGAGAGCAATAATactataaaacgaaatatgaTGGTATCCGACGTTCTTATAATATCCGATGTAATAAACGATAAGGACACACCGAAAAAGGTTAAAGATGTTACTCCTCCTCCACCGGTTACTGTGGCACCGCCAGAAAAAAAAGCTAAGAAAGTCGAACGAGCAAAAAGTAAACCGGCACCGCCTCCCTCGCCTCCGATTAAAATTAGCAGAGACGAATGCGACTGGGATAGTTTGTTCGACGATAATGGAGATTGCTTGGATCCGTCCTTGATAGAAGAG TTAACATCGGCCGTTGGCGAAGTGATGATAGAACAACCAAAGAACGATTACAAGCTCTATAGCAAACAAGTCGAAGTCTCCAGCGACGAGTTCGCTCATGTAGTTGAGATCTACAATTTCCCATCGGATTTTAAAACCAGCGACCTAGCCGCTGTTTTTAGCCCGTTCAAAACTGGGGGCTTTGAACTGAAATGGGTCGACGACACTCATTGTCTTGGTGTTTTTAGCAGTCCTCTCATTG ctGCCGAGGTATTGGCTTCGGAACATCCGTTTGTTAAAACCAGACCTCTGAGCGAAGCTACGGCATTGAGTAAAACGAAGGCAAGGAGAAGCGCTGAATTTTTACAACCTTATAGAAGTCGTCCGGAAACTTGTGCCGCTTTGGCGAGAAGGTTGGTTACAGGTGCTCTAGGTGTAAAGTTAGCGACAGCGAGGCAGGAACGCGAACATGAAAAAAACATATTGCGTGAAGCTAAAG agaaaagaagattagcCAACAAACAACGAGAAGATGCTTGGGAAGGTATTATCCCTCAAAAGTAG